One part of the Acidobacteriota bacterium genome encodes these proteins:
- a CDS encoding RNA polymerase sigma factor produces the protein MITPGMVPKRASASSKSFHQTDTGNSSEGHLLAQARRGNRSALDALFERYRSWLRRWARGRLPGWVRDGIDTSDVVHDALCRTFARLESFRSNRSSALRAYLQHAVENRIHDQLRRAQRRSVTNIQDDVVWVAGGGGSRHDQVLDDEGWQAYRHGLARLTDRERRLIVGRLEMGYSHRQLAFIEGLPSSDAARKALGRALRRLIDVVD, from the coding sequence ATGATCACTCCTGGCATGGTACCGAAAAGGGCTTCTGCTTCGTCGAAGTCCTTCCACCAAACGGACACCGGCAATTCAAGTGAAGGGCACCTGCTGGCACAGGCCCGGCGCGGCAATCGATCAGCCTTGGACGCGCTGTTTGAGCGGTACAGATCCTGGCTCCGCCGGTGGGCGCGGGGCCGCCTGCCGGGGTGGGTGCGCGATGGTATCGATACCAGTGACGTGGTCCACGACGCACTCTGCCGCACCTTCGCCCGTCTGGAGTCGTTTCGGTCGAATCGGAGCAGCGCCTTGCGTGCGTACCTGCAGCACGCAGTGGAAAACCGTATTCATGACCAGTTGCGGCGTGCTCAACGACGCTCGGTCACGAACATCCAGGATGACGTCGTCTGGGTTGCCGGGGGTGGCGGATCGCGCCACGACCAGGTTCTCGACGACGAAGGGTGGCAAGCCTACCGGCATGGACTGGCGCGCCTCACGGACCGCGAACGCCGTCTGATTGTGGGTCGCCTGGAGATGGGCTACAGCCACCGCCAGCTTGCCTTCATAGAGGGTCTTCCAAGCAGTGACGCGGCGCGCAAGGCTCTGGGGCGGGCATTGAGAAGACTCATTGACGTCGTCGATTGA
- a CDS encoding serine/threonine protein kinase has translation MSDSDTRDVVDDAIDAVTLNQDVQWERCARLATPVERRALDRLHRFTRLFRSSEATGPGSATSSAPLRFSSGFARRGVHILMALAAVELLFTLSLLPWHWDNYHQAHGEVAVFMTLLFASHGVSAVLLLWAGRDDQRTWLLGSYFLFRATVAPLHMLPAFWGQLPSAELLEASVLDVPAPARIFRLLFAYPLAFAVAPAFLWAFARQCPRIHRRTGLDDLARHMVPVSVALGCAICIALTLVYLAGTVTDAVNDSHYLAVLDVAIATPNVLSLAAVFVIALRARTAAADEVRRVILFSAAFLMWMGLATAYDVVEAFSPGFWLSNYQPGSVPQLVQPLRFPGMILLWYSVLAVRVPHPRELIRAGYRRLLLRPGLLGLAVTAPLFGLGWLLVSTPEREVGAVIADPLAQALVVAAGVMLLVVLGRERLLQRLDAWIDPATVDQAPVLAAAATSLARAERVAEIGRTVTRAVKHGCGSPSTLLVADEARHRFQGPDAAVAALPRTSAIAQMLETGGGALRVCPGNPESVFDLLPPDEAAWVLETAADVLAPVPGPGTQIVGIVLVGRRFDDRIVRAADVPFLEVVASATGQAVTRLQLQQGTQTRLPEVALALECPDCGCVTGGDELPACDCGAVYVVTEVPRLLAGKYRLTRRLGASGMSSVYLAWDFSLQRDVAVKTLGRLSESGLLTLKPEAWAMARVAHPALAEIHSVESWRGRPFLVVEFLRGGTLADRLCKGSIPGPEAVALTITLAEALGTLHEAGYLHGDVKPSNIGFTSNGLPKLLDFGLARGPNDLRVAGGTLRYLSPEVLEGRPADEPDDVWSLCVVLYEMVAGGHPFAANDVDGVVDRIRHQRVNSQARPASGSDASLRVATFAGWLLTAPRSARPTSARALADALREAPIA, from the coding sequence ATGTCAGACAGCGATACCAGGGACGTCGTGGACGACGCGATCGATGCCGTCACCCTGAATCAGGACGTTCAGTGGGAGCGGTGTGCGAGGCTTGCCACACCCGTTGAACGTCGCGCGCTCGACAGGCTCCACCGGTTTACCCGGCTCTTCAGGTCCAGCGAGGCCACCGGACCCGGGTCGGCGACCTCGTCAGCCCCGCTCCGGTTCTCAAGCGGTTTCGCTCGCCGTGGCGTCCACATCCTCATGGCCCTTGCCGCGGTCGAGCTGCTCTTCACGCTGTCGCTGCTGCCGTGGCACTGGGACAACTACCATCAGGCGCACGGCGAAGTCGCCGTCTTCATGACGCTGCTGTTCGCCAGCCATGGCGTCAGTGCGGTCCTGCTGCTATGGGCCGGCCGCGATGACCAGCGGACCTGGTTGCTGGGCAGCTATTTCCTGTTCAGGGCCACGGTAGCGCCGCTCCACATGCTCCCGGCTTTTTGGGGACAACTGCCGTCGGCCGAATTGCTAGAGGCATCGGTTTTGGATGTGCCCGCGCCGGCCAGGATCTTCCGGCTCCTGTTCGCGTATCCCCTGGCGTTCGCCGTCGCGCCCGCGTTCCTCTGGGCGTTCGCCAGACAGTGCCCGCGGATCCATCGCAGGACCGGACTTGACGACCTCGCGCGCCACATGGTTCCCGTCAGCGTGGCGCTCGGTTGCGCCATATGCATCGCCTTGACGTTGGTGTACCTGGCCGGGACGGTCACGGACGCTGTCAACGATTCGCACTACTTAGCGGTTCTCGACGTAGCCATCGCCACCCCGAACGTCCTGTCGCTGGCCGCGGTCTTCGTCATCGCGTTGCGTGCGCGCACGGCGGCGGCCGACGAGGTTAGGCGCGTCATTCTGTTCAGCGCCGCGTTTCTGATGTGGATGGGCCTGGCGACGGCATACGACGTCGTCGAGGCATTCTCGCCGGGATTCTGGCTGTCCAACTATCAGCCGGGTTCGGTCCCCCAGCTTGTTCAACCGTTGCGTTTTCCCGGGATGATCCTGCTCTGGTACTCCGTGCTCGCGGTGCGCGTGCCCCACCCTCGCGAGTTGATTCGAGCGGGCTACAGGCGGCTGCTACTACGTCCGGGCCTGCTCGGCCTAGCGGTAACGGCGCCGCTGTTTGGCCTCGGCTGGCTACTGGTCAGCACTCCCGAGCGCGAGGTCGGCGCGGTCATCGCCGATCCACTGGCCCAGGCATTGGTCGTCGCCGCCGGAGTCATGTTGTTGGTCGTGCTCGGCCGCGAACGACTCCTGCAACGCCTGGATGCATGGATCGATCCCGCGACCGTGGATCAGGCGCCGGTACTTGCAGCCGCTGCCACTTCCTTGGCGAGAGCGGAGCGCGTAGCCGAGATCGGCCGAACGGTGACAAGGGCGGTCAAGCACGGCTGCGGCTCGCCCTCGACACTGCTCGTCGCCGACGAGGCACGGCACCGTTTTCAAGGGCCGGATGCCGCCGTTGCAGCGCTGCCGAGGACGTCGGCAATCGCCCAGATGCTGGAAACGGGCGGTGGCGCGTTGCGTGTCTGCCCCGGGAACCCGGAATCTGTCTTCGATCTGCTGCCGCCCGACGAGGCGGCATGGGTATTGGAGACGGCCGCCGACGTGCTCGCGCCGGTTCCCGGACCCGGCACTCAGATCGTCGGGATCGTCCTCGTGGGACGGCGTTTCGACGATCGGATTGTCCGCGCTGCCGACGTTCCGTTTCTCGAAGTCGTGGCGTCCGCAACTGGGCAAGCGGTCACGCGTCTGCAATTGCAGCAGGGAACGCAAACTCGGCTGCCGGAGGTTGCACTAGCGCTTGAATGCCCCGACTGCGGCTGCGTGACCGGGGGCGATGAACTGCCCGCGTGCGACTGTGGGGCGGTGTATGTCGTGACAGAGGTTCCGAGGCTTCTCGCAGGTAAGTATCGACTGACGCGGCGGCTGGGCGCTAGCGGAATGTCGTCGGTCTATCTGGCGTGGGACTTCAGCCTGCAGCGCGACGTGGCAGTAAAGACGCTGGGCAGGCTATCGGAGTCGGGCCTTCTCACGCTGAAACCGGAAGCGTGGGCCATGGCGAGGGTGGCGCATCCCGCGTTGGCCGAGATTCACAGCGTCGAGTCCTGGCGGGGACGCCCGTTCCTCGTCGTCGAGTTCCTACGCGGGGGCACGCTCGCCGATCGGCTTTGCAAGGGGTCGATTCCGGGACCCGAGGCGGTTGCCCTCACCATCACTCTTGCCGAGGCTCTCGGCACCTTGCACGAAGCCGGCTATCTCCACGGCGACGTCAAGCCGAGCAACATCGGGTTCACGTCGAACGGCTTGCCGAAGCTGCTCGACTTCGGTCTGGCCCGAGGGCCGAACGATTTGAGAGTCGCAGGTGGCACGCTGCGCTATCTGTCACCCGAGGTTCTGGAGGGGCGGCCAGCCGACGAACCGGACGATGTGTGGTCCCTGTGCGTGGTCTTGTACGAAATGGTGGCCGGTGGTCATCCGTTTGCCGCGAACGATGTTGACGGCGTGGTGGACCGCATCCGGCATCAGCGGGTGAACTCACAGGCACGTCCGGCCTCGGGTTCGGACGCGTCGTTGCGCGTGGCAACGTTCGCGGGATGGCTGCTGACGGCGCCCCGCTCGGCGCGACCGACATCCGCACGCGCGCTTGCCGACGCGCTTCGGGAGGCACCAATCGCATGA
- a CDS encoding SDR family NAD(P)-dependent oxidoreductase, translating into MSDKPLHGQVAVVAGATRGAGRGIARMLGAAGATVYCTGRSVRGRPATAGRTETIEETAEMVTAEGGRGIWIRTDHTVEAEVERLFHRVRSDEGRLDVLVNDIWGGDALTEWGSPFWTLSTSQGQTLLERAVHSHIITSRHGAPLMVERGAGLIVEVTDGDTFGYRGNLFYDLAKNAVIRLAYAMASDLHAHPVTAVAITPGFLRSEQVLDHFGVTEANWREAIDDDPYFAESETPCYVGRAVAALAADPRVRRKSGQLLSSWALAKEYGFTDVDGRQPDWGGFFRRKVQETLVRETPPGDLDRFVVRSRLYQAELDPSAGEEVAHLRDWLARHE; encoded by the coding sequence ATGTCCGACAAACCCCTTCATGGCCAGGTGGCCGTCGTTGCCGGCGCCACGCGCGGCGCCGGGCGCGGCATCGCGCGCATGCTGGGCGCGGCGGGCGCCACCGTTTACTGCACGGGGCGCAGTGTCCGGGGCCGTCCCGCCACCGCGGGTCGGACCGAGACCATCGAGGAGACGGCGGAGATGGTCACGGCGGAGGGTGGCCGCGGCATCTGGATCAGGACGGACCATACGGTCGAGGCGGAAGTCGAACGTCTGTTTCACCGCGTCCGCTCGGACGAGGGCCGGCTCGACGTGCTGGTCAACGACATCTGGGGCGGCGACGCGCTGACCGAGTGGGGATCGCCCTTTTGGACGCTCTCCACTTCCCAGGGGCAGACGCTTCTCGAACGGGCCGTGCACAGCCACATCATCACCAGTCGGCACGGCGCGCCGCTGATGGTCGAGCGGGGCGCCGGACTCATCGTGGAGGTGACCGACGGCGACACGTTCGGATACCGCGGCAACCTGTTCTACGACCTGGCCAAGAACGCCGTCATCCGTCTCGCCTATGCGATGGCGTCGGATCTTCACGCCCACCCGGTGACGGCTGTCGCCATCACACCGGGGTTTCTGCGCTCGGAACAGGTGCTCGACCACTTCGGCGTCACCGAGGCGAACTGGCGTGAGGCCATCGACGACGATCCGTACTTCGCCGAGTCGGAGACGCCCTGCTACGTCGGTCGCGCTGTGGCGGCGCTGGCCGCGGATCCCCGGGTGAGACGGAAGAGCGGCCAGTTGCTGTCAAGCTGGGCCCTGGCGAAGGAGTACGGGTTCACGGACGTCGACGGACGTCAGCCGGACTGGGGTGGTTTCTTCCGGCGGAAGGTTCAGGAGACCCTCGTCCGGGAAACACCGCCCGGCGACCTGGACCGTTTCGTCGTTCGCAGCCGGCTATACCAGGCCGAGCTCGATCCGTCCGCCGGCGAGGAGGTCGCCCACCTGCGCGACTGGCTCGCCAGACACGAGTAG